TGATAGgtccttcatcttcttcgaaGAATGGATGTTGAAACTCCCGAAAACACCGGGAGGTGGGGGGATACTAAAAATCTCCGTAATGGCCCTGGCTCGTTGTTCGTCCGTCGCGATTTGGTTCTCATTCACATGGATATACTCCATAACGATGTCGAGTGCTTAACTAGCTATATGTGCATCCAGAATCACCTGGCTCACTactcgggccgactattcATCCGATCGATTCCAATCAACATGAATATATCGCGAACGATGTTGCTCCAGCTACCCGCGTCCTCGGAGCCCGCGGGACGCGAACAGAGTGATCTACCTATGGGGCCTCTCAGATGAAACAATATAAATAGGAAAACTCATGTCCATCGGTGCAGCACGGAGAAGCTCCCACGAGCCTGCGAAAAGCCACAATGGCCGATATTGATTTCATTGAGACTCCAGCACCCAAACCGTCGGCTTTCGAAGCAGCTGAAGATTGCGGAATATCTCTAACAAAGGTCAGCTTCTCAATGCCCCCAACCGATCGATCACTTGCTAAACTCTCTCCAAGTCGCCGGCCATCCATAATGCCCCTCTGCCAGCTGACGGTGCTGGCAATGAGAGCTTCTCTAATCGCTTGCTGATCGCCGCCCTCGTGGGAACCCCGACTTTCCTGACGTATACGCTCGGTGGTGGAATGAAGACGGCAGTGTTTCTCGGTTTGATTACGACTGTGCCGGTTTTAGTGGTTTTCTGGACTTGGTCATCCACTTGTAGCCCTCGCACGAACGACAAGGTCAAGCTGCCGGGCCGGCCGATAGAGCAATATGTCACGTTCAAGAACTCGGCAGACCGCGCGAAATGGCAAGGCAGAAACCGCATCCCTCTCCAAACCTTTTGTGAAATGTACCTCGATGGTGCGGTGGACTTTAACGGAGATTGTCTCGACGTCATGGAATACCGGCACGACTGGGCACACTTTGGTTTTACCTGGCAACTCTTCAAATTCATTCTCTTCACGTTCGCAAGAGACGTTCTGTCCCACACGAAATCCCAGGATGATGAGCAGATCCGTCCGAACTACGACCGAGGGAACGATCATTACTCCTGGTTCCTCGGCCCTCGCATGATCTATACCTCCGGTATTATCTCGGACCCGGAACGAGAAGAAACACTCGAAGAAATGCAGGATAACAAGATGGCGATTGTCTGCGAGAAGCTGGGTCTCAAAGAAGGCGAAAGCATGCTGGACATCGGCTGTGGATGGGGAACGCTAGCGAAATTCGCGAGTCTCAACTACGGTGCAAAGGTTACCGGTCTCACTATTGCACGCAACCAGACAGCATGGGGAAATGACGCTCTCCAAAGGGCCGGAATCCCGGAAGCTCAGAGTCGTATTCTGTGCATGGATTACCGCGACATTCCGCATATGCAGTATGATAAGATCACGCAGCTCGAAATGGGCGAGCATGTCGGTGTTCGGAAACTGACTACCTTCTTCCGCCAATGTTATGATATGCTGAAAGATGATGGTGCCATGTATGTGCAGCTGTCTGGTCTCCGACAGGCATGGCAGTATGAGGATTTTATTTGGGGCCTGTTCTTGAATAAGTACATCTTCCGTGGCGCGGACGCATCCACTCCTCTTTGGTATTATGTGATGTGCTTGGAACGGGCTGGTTTTGAGATCAAAGGGTGAGTCTTAAAACCGATTATGCACCAAGTACAGCAAGACTAAACATGGAAATTGATAGTGTCGATACTGTTGGAGTCCACTATTCCGGAACGCTCTGGAGATGGTATCGTAACTGGATTGGCAACGGCGAGACAATCAAAGCCAAGTATGGCCAGCGATGGTTCAGAGTGAGTATCCATCAATCCAATAAACCAAGCCCGATATAAACTAATATATATCATAGATTTGGGAGCTCTTCCTTGCCTGGTCGGTCATCGCTTCTCGCCAAGGCAGCGCCACTTGTTTCCAGATCGTCGTGGTGAAGAATTTGAACTCGACACACCGCATCAACGGAGTCAAATCGCAGTTTGGTCTGTCTGCTGCTCTCGATTCAAGTAGGAGAGCTGGAAAGTCGAGATTGGAAAAGTGAGCTGTTTAGCTGTTGATAGAATAGTCTATGTCCGCAGACTCTCCATTCTATATCCTGTTTACTGTCGTACTCACGTACCATGACAGCAAGATGGCTGGTATGAGCTGTTGTCGACCAATGAATTGACCATGGTGACTTTTACCTGAATATGTTACTTAAATGAGGAATAAAATATTTATCTCATGGCAAGCAATGGCATCATGGTATCAACATCATTTGTGTCTATTGAAGACTTAATATGCCAAAGGAGGCGCTGCCCTGTCGGTCTGCCTGAGAGGCATGTTATCTGTGGATGCAATAATCACGTATTGGTGTACAGTTAGAGATACAACAATGCGATGCTTATAATTTCCCACCCATCCATCTCTTGATAACTCCCACCAAcccctcaatctcctcctccgTATTCCCAGCATGCACACACACCCTAACCCTCTCCTGCCCCTTGGGCACCGTGGGAGCCATAATCGCTCTTACCACGAATCCCGCTTTCTGGCAAGCATCCGCCAGCTGTCGCGGATACGGAGTGCggagggagagaattggtgaTGAAGGCGAGTGGTCGAGTTGGATGTGTCCGGGGTTTAGGTTGAGAAGGCGCTGGCGGATGTGGT
This sequence is a window from Aspergillus chevalieri M1 DNA, chromosome 5, nearly complete sequence. Protein-coding genes within it:
- the MT1 gene encoding sphingolipid C9-methyltransferase 1 (COG:M;~EggNog:ENOG410PFZI;~InterPro:IPR029063;~PFAM:PF02353,PF08241,PF13649,PF13489;~TransMembrane:2 (o48-68i75-93o)), giving the protein MADIDFIETPAPKPSAFEAAEDCGISLTKSPAIHNAPLPADGAGNESFSNRLLIAALVGTPTFLTYTLGGGMKTAVFLGLITTVPVLVVFWTWSSTCSPRTNDKVKLPGRPIEQYVTFKNSADRAKWQGRNRIPLQTFCEMYLDGAVDFNGDCLDVMEYRHDWAHFGFTWQLFKFILFTFARDVLSHTKSQDDEQIRPNYDRGNDHYSWFLGPRMIYTSGIISDPEREETLEEMQDNKMAIVCEKLGLKEGESMLDIGCGWGTLAKFASLNYGAKVTGLTIARNQTAWGNDALQRAGIPEAQSRILCMDYRDIPHMQYDKITQLEMGEHVGVRKLTTFFRQCYDMLKDDGAMYVQLSGLRQAWQYEDFIWGLFLNKYIFRGADASTPLWYYVMCLERAGFEIKGVDTVGVHYSGTLWRWYRNWIGNGETIKAKYGQRWFRIWELFLAWSVIASRQGSATCFQIVVVKNLNSTHRINGVKSQFGLSAALDSSRRAGKSRLEK